From a single Miscanthus floridulus cultivar M001 chromosome 8, ASM1932011v1, whole genome shotgun sequence genomic region:
- the LOC136468934 gene encoding uncharacterized protein codes for MAVPNYTYLKLKMPGSNDIITMGSTFSHAFTCDREHFELATAVINSSELSWLGESLTLVVPDYNKPTPSTAFYPLEETKTVGIDPTDPTKMVRIGTQLPTK; via the coding sequence atggcggtccccaactacacctacctaaagctgaagatgccaggatcgaatgacatcatcactatgggtagcaccttctcacatgccttcacgtgcgaccgtgagcatttcGAGCTTGCCACTgctgtcatcaactcatccgagctctcGTGGCTCGGGGAGTCGTTGACCCTAGTAGTCCcggactacaacaagccaacccCCTCGACGGCCTTctacccactcgaggaaactaagacggtggggattgaccccactgatccaaccaagatggtgcggatcgggacccagctcccgaccaaatag